In one window of Streptomyces sp. NBC_01224 DNA:
- a CDS encoding cobalt-precorrin-6A reductase yields MPGHILILGGTTEARQLAAELTGPGGDATVRITTSLAGRVARPRMPAGDVRIGGFGGPEGLADWLRTHRVDTVVDATHPFAGNISANAAAAANTTGTALFALRRPGWTAGPGDRWHPADDLADAAAQLPALGRRIFLTTGRLGLAAFATAPGADTLHFLVRSVEPPEPPLPRDTDVLLDRGPYTVEGETALLRDRAIDVLVTKDSGGPATAAKLTAARNLGLPVVVVRRPPPPEGVPVVHHVASALQLLCQED; encoded by the coding sequence ATGCCCGGCCACATCCTGATCCTCGGCGGTACGACCGAAGCCCGGCAGCTCGCCGCTGAGCTGACCGGGCCCGGCGGCGACGCGACGGTGCGCATCACCACGTCGCTGGCCGGCCGGGTCGCCCGGCCCCGGATGCCCGCCGGCGACGTACGCATCGGAGGCTTCGGCGGCCCCGAGGGCCTCGCCGACTGGCTGCGCACCCACAGGGTGGACACCGTCGTCGACGCCACCCACCCGTTCGCCGGCAACATCAGCGCCAACGCCGCCGCGGCCGCGAACACCACCGGCACCGCACTGTTCGCGCTGCGCCGCCCCGGCTGGACGGCGGGCCCCGGTGACCGCTGGCACCCGGCCGACGACCTCGCGGACGCCGCCGCGCAACTGCCCGCCCTGGGCCGCCGGATCTTCCTCACCACCGGCCGCTTGGGCCTGGCCGCCTTCGCCACTGCCCCGGGCGCGGATACGCTCCACTTCCTCGTACGGTCCGTGGAGCCCCCCGAGCCACCGCTGCCCCGCGACACCGACGTACTCCTCGACCGTGGCCCGTACACCGTCGAAGGTGAGACGGCGCTGCTGCGCGACCGCGCCATCGACGTCCTCGTCACCAAGGACAGCGGCGGCCCCGCCACCGCGGCGAAACTCACCGCGGCCAGGAACCTCGGCCTGCCCGTGGTCGTGGTCCGCCGTCCGCCACCGCCCGAGGGCGTACCCGTCGTGCACCATGTGGCGTCGGCGCTCCAACTGCTCTGCCAGGAAGACTGA
- a CDS encoding DUF309 domain-containing protein — protein MDETRRDRDAEGRARNARPRDGLGRPLPYGAPGVDRQPEGVTRTPEETLREAQRLLDAGMPFHAHEVFEDAWKSGPVAERELWRGLAQLAVGLTHAARGNTTGGARLLRRGAAALAGFGTTRPHGIGVDGLIGWAEELAGRVEAKKACGADAARARPVDAAGEAPCLRAGGR, from the coding sequence GTGGACGAGACTCGCAGGGACCGCGACGCCGAGGGCCGTGCGCGCAATGCGCGCCCCCGTGACGGGCTGGGACGCCCCCTGCCGTACGGGGCACCGGGAGTGGATCGGCAGCCCGAGGGTGTGACCCGTACCCCCGAGGAGACCCTGCGTGAGGCGCAACGGCTGCTGGACGCGGGAATGCCGTTCCATGCGCACGAGGTGTTCGAGGATGCGTGGAAGTCGGGCCCGGTGGCGGAACGAGAGTTGTGGCGCGGTCTTGCGCAGCTGGCCGTGGGGCTGACGCATGCGGCGCGGGGCAATACGACAGGTGGGGCCCGGCTGTTGCGACGGGGCGCAGCGGCGCTCGCGGGGTTCGGGACCACCCGCCCTCACGGGATCGGGGTCGACGGGCTGATCGGCTGGGCCGAGGAGCTGGCGGGGCGGGTCGAGGCGAAGAAGGCCTGCGGCGCGGACGCGGCGCGTGCGCGGCCCGTCGACGCGGCCGGCGAGGCGCCGTGTCTGCGGGCCGGGGGCCGGTAG
- a CDS encoding ATP-binding protein, whose translation MKQSRPLYEREPELAAAAQAVDALCGAQAAGRLLIFSGEAGIGKTALLAEIQAMAADRCTVWSARGGETVTSVPFHVVRQLLQPALDQFPPDEVRALFGAWYEITAPALGLAEPSGPQPDPQGVRDGLDWVVSRLASRLSHRPPVLIVDDAHWADGESLAWLASFTARLGELPVLVVQAHRPEELAARQKESGSGGAHPSQVRVALRALTPDATAELVRAGLGEHADDPFCREVWAVTGGNPYEAVELVAKVQDRELAPLEESAGLLRELGATARGSGLVARLERLGTNANRFAWAAAVLGTDISQDLAATLAGMSPAEAADCTARLREARIVTGFDPLEFVHPLIATAVYRSIPPATRTAMHGRAAWAITRAGLGAAAASRHLLEVHPDDDQELVEQLREAAQQHLAVGAPEAARRCLERALQEPPRQRVKATLLYELGCATLLSSPATTVQHLRAALEMPGLSEDQRVDATFRLAAAHSHNNQLKEAARALAVEAAHTAPGPGLMRLQAAHFLWEGMQAAEDDGPARSARLARNADHLSGRDNAERALLTIRAFDAMMRGENSQLIVDLCERALVDGHPARGLGWTDAEWGFELPTLVGITYAFTDQLDRAEELFGEAVRAFEISGWSGAHLAFAHTLLGLVHRRRGRLAEAEGFLREGLRLADRVGSGLPVHWDAACLLIDTLVARGRVGEARELADRYDFGSPYPSAMVLPDAPCVRGRLLLAEGRTKEAVTELEAAGQALEPRGRFNGVWAPWAGDLARALAEEDPSRAAQLATSARVHAERFGTDTAIGEALRCVALFARAEDATHLLAESVRHLEASPSAYEHALVLVDYGIAIRSPRELARAHKLATACGAESLANRAHQARASIQSSE comes from the coding sequence ATGAAGCAGTCCCGGCCGCTGTACGAGCGCGAACCGGAGCTCGCCGCTGCCGCACAAGCCGTGGACGCCCTCTGCGGCGCCCAGGCGGCAGGCCGGTTACTGATCTTCAGTGGCGAGGCAGGCATCGGCAAGACAGCACTGCTCGCCGAGATCCAGGCGATGGCCGCCGACCGCTGCACGGTCTGGTCCGCACGTGGCGGCGAAACGGTCACGTCCGTGCCGTTCCACGTCGTACGCCAGCTGCTGCAGCCCGCACTCGACCAGTTCCCGCCCGACGAGGTACGGGCCTTGTTCGGAGCCTGGTACGAGATCACCGCGCCCGCACTCGGACTCGCCGAACCGAGCGGTCCGCAGCCCGATCCGCAGGGTGTGCGGGACGGCCTCGACTGGGTCGTCTCCCGGCTCGCATCCCGGCTGAGCCACCGTCCGCCGGTGCTCATCGTCGACGACGCACACTGGGCGGACGGCGAATCCCTCGCCTGGCTCGCCTCGTTCACCGCACGCCTCGGCGAACTGCCCGTCCTGGTCGTCCAGGCCCACCGGCCGGAAGAACTGGCAGCACGGCAGAAGGAGAGCGGATCGGGCGGCGCCCACCCCTCCCAGGTCCGGGTCGCGCTGCGCGCCCTCACCCCGGACGCCACCGCGGAACTGGTCCGCGCAGGCCTCGGCGAACATGCCGACGACCCGTTCTGCCGCGAGGTGTGGGCCGTCACCGGCGGCAACCCCTACGAGGCGGTCGAACTCGTCGCCAAGGTCCAGGACCGCGAACTGGCGCCCCTTGAGGAGTCGGCCGGGCTGCTGCGCGAACTCGGTGCAACGGCCCGCGGCAGCGGACTCGTCGCCCGGCTCGAACGGCTCGGTACCAACGCCAACCGGTTCGCCTGGGCCGCCGCCGTGCTCGGCACGGACATCTCGCAGGATCTCGCCGCCACCCTCGCCGGGATGAGCCCCGCCGAGGCCGCCGACTGCACGGCGCGGCTGCGCGAAGCCCGTATCGTCACCGGCTTCGACCCGCTGGAGTTCGTCCACCCGCTGATCGCCACCGCGGTGTACCGCTCCATCCCGCCGGCCACCCGTACCGCCATGCACGGCCGGGCCGCCTGGGCGATCACCCGTGCGGGACTCGGCGCCGCCGCGGCCTCCCGGCACCTCCTCGAAGTGCACCCCGACGACGACCAGGAACTGGTCGAGCAGCTCCGCGAAGCAGCCCAACAGCACCTCGCGGTCGGTGCCCCGGAGGCCGCCCGCCGCTGCCTCGAACGCGCCCTGCAAGAACCACCGCGCCAACGGGTCAAGGCCACTCTGCTGTACGAACTGGGCTGCGCCACGCTGCTCAGCTCCCCGGCCACCACCGTCCAGCATCTGCGGGCCGCCCTTGAGATGCCCGGACTCTCCGAGGACCAGCGGGTCGACGCCACCTTCCGGCTCGCGGCCGCGCACTCCCACAACAACCAGCTGAAGGAAGCGGCACGCGCCCTCGCCGTCGAGGCCGCACACACCGCCCCCGGCCCCGGCCTGATGCGGCTCCAGGCGGCCCACTTCCTCTGGGAGGGCATGCAGGCCGCCGAGGACGACGGACCCGCCCGTTCCGCCAGGCTCGCCCGGAACGCCGACCATCTGTCCGGCCGCGACAACGCCGAGCGCGCCCTGCTCACCATCCGCGCCTTCGACGCCATGATGCGCGGCGAGAACTCCCAGCTCATCGTCGACCTCTGCGAACGCGCCCTGGTCGACGGCCACCCCGCCCGCGGGCTCGGCTGGACCGACGCCGAGTGGGGCTTCGAGCTCCCGACCCTCGTCGGCATCACCTACGCCTTCACGGACCAGCTGGACCGGGCCGAGGAACTCTTCGGCGAGGCCGTCCGCGCCTTCGAGATCTCGGGCTGGAGCGGTGCACATCTCGCGTTCGCACACACCCTGCTCGGGCTGGTCCACCGCCGTCGCGGCCGGCTGGCCGAGGCGGAGGGCTTCCTCCGCGAAGGACTGCGCCTCGCCGACCGTGTCGGCAGTGGACTTCCCGTCCACTGGGACGCGGCCTGTCTGCTGATCGACACACTGGTCGCCCGCGGCCGTGTCGGCGAGGCGCGCGAGCTCGCCGACCGTTACGACTTCGGCTCGCCCTACCCCAGCGCGATGGTGCTGCCCGACGCGCCGTGCGTCCGCGGACGGCTGCTGCTGGCGGAAGGCCGTACGAAGGAAGCGGTCACCGAACTCGAAGCGGCCGGTCAGGCCCTCGAACCCCGCGGCAGGTTCAACGGCGTATGGGCGCCCTGGGCCGGCGATCTCGCCCGCGCACTGGCCGAGGAGGACCCGAGCCGGGCCGCCCAACTCGCCACCTCGGCCCGGGTGCACGCCGAACGGTTCGGCACGGACACCGCGATCGGTGAGGCCCTGCGCTGTGTCGCCCTCTTCGCTCGCGCCGAGGACGCCACCCATCTGCTGGCCGAGTCGGTCCGCCACCTGGAAGCGTCCCCGTCCGCGTACGAACACGCCCTGGTCCTCGTCGACTACGGCATCGCGATCCGCTCCCCGCGCGAACTCGCCAGAGCCCACAAACTGGCCACGGCGTGCGGCGCCGAATCCCTGGCAAACCGCGCCCACCAGGCACGGGCGTCGATCCAGTCCTCGGAGTGA
- a CDS encoding sensor histidine kinase, with the protein MKSDEPIDLRRFLAPLPLALLGVATALCLVQPDEGAVNARAAVIPLVAVTAVWTLAMYTLRSREWTNRTGPMLTYVAVQQILAAVLMTQHPIFFVFAVIGFVQAYDLLPPQWAFVSIGATSLMINLIPGGVPDTSERIAVAVASVCLQTFLIGWFGNLSHRFNERSEERRRLVTKLKTVIAENNGLHAQLLTQAREAGIQDERQRMAREIHDTIAQGLAGIITQLQAADKARERPDRREWHLEQVRALAKEGLAAARRSVAALQPAELDEAHLPGAIHDLAQRWSSLQGVPACVEATGDPVPLLTEIEVALFRVAQETLANVAKHAGASKVGLTISYLEDTVMLDVRDDGVGFTVTEHSEPPPGNGDSGFGLNGLRQRLDRVLGTLTIESAPGSGTAINASVPAIRRGGGE; encoded by the coding sequence ATGAAGAGCGACGAACCGATCGACCTCCGCCGTTTCTTGGCCCCCCTGCCCCTGGCGCTGCTGGGTGTGGCCACCGCGCTGTGCCTCGTGCAGCCCGACGAGGGCGCGGTGAACGCACGCGCTGCTGTCATCCCCCTGGTCGCGGTGACCGCTGTGTGGACGCTCGCCATGTACACACTGCGGTCACGGGAATGGACCAACCGCACCGGACCGATGCTGACCTATGTGGCGGTCCAGCAGATCCTGGCCGCGGTGCTGATGACGCAGCATCCGATCTTCTTCGTGTTCGCCGTGATCGGGTTCGTCCAGGCGTACGATCTGCTCCCGCCTCAGTGGGCTTTCGTCAGCATCGGCGCCACCTCGCTGATGATCAACCTGATCCCCGGCGGAGTACCCGACACCTCGGAACGGATCGCGGTCGCGGTCGCGTCCGTGTGCCTTCAGACGTTCCTGATCGGCTGGTTCGGCAACCTCTCGCACCGCTTCAACGAACGCAGCGAGGAACGCCGGCGGCTGGTCACCAAGCTGAAGACCGTTATCGCGGAGAACAACGGCCTGCACGCCCAGTTGCTCACCCAGGCCCGGGAGGCGGGCATCCAGGACGAGCGGCAGCGCATGGCCCGGGAGATCCACGACACCATCGCCCAGGGACTGGCCGGGATCATCACGCAGCTCCAGGCCGCGGACAAGGCCCGGGAGCGGCCCGACCGACGCGAGTGGCACCTCGAGCAGGTGCGGGCGCTGGCCAAGGAGGGCCTCGCGGCGGCCCGGCGGTCGGTGGCCGCGCTCCAGCCGGCGGAACTGGACGAGGCGCACCTGCCGGGCGCGATCCACGACCTCGCGCAGCGATGGTCGTCCCTCCAGGGCGTCCCGGCGTGCGTCGAGGCTACGGGCGACCCGGTCCCGTTGCTGACGGAGATCGAGGTCGCTCTCTTCCGGGTCGCCCAGGAGACGCTCGCCAACGTCGCGAAGCACGCCGGTGCCAGTAAGGTCGGACTGACCATTTCCTACCTGGAGGACACGGTCATGCTGGACGTTCGCGACGACGGCGTCGGCTTCACCGTGACCGAGCACAGCGAACCGCCGCCGGGGAACGGCGACAGCGGCTTCGGGCTCAACGGCCTGCGGCAGCGGCTCGACCGGGTGCTGGGGACGCTGACCATCGAGAGCGCCCCCGGCTCGGGCACCGCGATCAACGCGAGCGTGCCCGCGATCCGCCGGGGCGGTGGCGAATGA
- a CDS encoding FGGY family carbohydrate kinase, whose amino-acid sequence MTGPVLAVDQGTSGTKALVICPERGVIGSGTAPVRPRHGAGGAVEVDPAELLDSVVDAGRRALHEAGEPVAAVGLANQGETVLAWDPDTGRPLTDAIVWQDRRSVQLCAELAAHENELKQLTGLPLDPYFAAPKMAWIRRELTREGVVTTSDSWLVHQLTGAFVTDAATAGRTQLLDLDRVGWSPAALDIFGLGDECLPAVVDSDGTVGTTTAFGDELPLTGLLVDQQAALLAQNALDPGNAKCTYGTGAFLLAQTGPAPRRGSTGLVSCVAWRLGGRTSYCLDGQVYTAASAVNWLTDLGVISGAADLDPVGATVPDSAGVTFVPALAGLAAPWWRGDLRGSVTGLGLDTTAGHLVRALCEGIAAQVVELTEAVATDLGSPLTSLRVDGGLTRSALLMQTQADLLQRPVEVSALPDVTALGVGAVARLGLDPRLPLRQAVPEWKPAAVYEPRIGADEAAERLAGFRAAVHTLLEHA is encoded by the coding sequence ATGACAGGCCCGGTACTCGCCGTGGACCAGGGCACATCGGGAACCAAAGCTCTGGTGATCTGCCCCGAGCGTGGCGTGATCGGTTCCGGTACGGCGCCGGTGCGGCCGCGTCACGGCGCCGGGGGAGCGGTCGAGGTCGACCCCGCCGAACTGCTGGACTCGGTCGTCGACGCCGGGCGACGGGCGCTGCACGAAGCGGGTGAGCCGGTGGCGGCCGTCGGCCTCGCCAACCAGGGCGAGACGGTGCTCGCCTGGGATCCGGACACGGGGCGGCCGCTCACCGACGCGATCGTCTGGCAGGACCGGCGGTCCGTCCAGCTGTGTGCCGAACTCGCCGCGCACGAAAATGAGTTGAAGCAACTCACCGGACTGCCGCTCGATCCGTACTTCGCCGCACCCAAGATGGCCTGGATCCGCCGTGAGCTGACCCGCGAAGGCGTCGTCACCACCAGCGACTCCTGGCTCGTCCATCAGCTGACCGGGGCGTTCGTCACGGACGCGGCGACCGCAGGACGCACGCAACTGCTCGACCTCGACCGGGTCGGCTGGTCGCCCGCGGCCCTGGACATCTTCGGCCTCGGCGACGAATGCCTCCCAGCCGTCGTCGACTCCGACGGGACCGTCGGTACCACTACCGCCTTCGGCGATGAACTCCCGCTGACCGGACTCCTCGTCGACCAGCAGGCCGCCCTGCTCGCCCAGAACGCCCTGGACCCGGGCAACGCCAAATGCACCTACGGAACGGGTGCGTTCCTACTCGCCCAGACCGGGCCCGCCCCGCGCCGCGGCTCCACCGGACTGGTCAGCTGTGTCGCCTGGCGGCTCGGCGGCCGTACGAGCTACTGCCTCGACGGACAGGTCTACACCGCCGCGTCCGCAGTCAACTGGCTCACCGACCTGGGGGTGATCTCCGGCGCGGCCGACCTCGACCCGGTCGGTGCCACCGTCCCCGACTCCGCCGGCGTCACGTTCGTACCGGCGCTCGCCGGACTCGCCGCCCCGTGGTGGCGCGGCGATCTGCGCGGATCGGTGACCGGCCTCGGCCTCGACACCACCGCGGGCCACCTGGTGCGCGCCTTGTGCGAGGGCATCGCCGCGCAGGTAGTCGAACTCACCGAAGCGGTCGCGACCGATCTGGGCTCCCCGCTGACCTCGCTGCGCGTCGACGGTGGCCTGACCCGCTCCGCACTGCTCATGCAGACCCAGGCCGATCTGCTGCAACGACCCGTCGAGGTGTCCGCGCTGCCCGATGTCACCGCCCTGGGCGTCGGAGCCGTCGCCCGCCTCGGCCTCGACCCCCGTCTCCCGCTCCGGCAGGCCGTACCCGAATGGAAGCCCGCCGCCGTGTACGAGCCCAGGATCGGCGCCGACGAGGCGGCCGAACGTCTCGCCGGATTCCGTGCGGCCGTGCACACCCTGCTGGAACATGCCTGA
- a CDS encoding ABC transporter permease, giving the protein MNRLTVVEFKLFLRDPTAYFWTLLFPVALVVIVGSLPASREVSAEIGRRGIDYFTPVLVVLAFALVGLFITPTYLVSYREKGILRRLSTTPVGPARVLIAQLVVQTAVAVATTVLVLGTAALLWDVELPTNAGGFLLAFVLSVTAVLAIGLFLASVMKTSKAATGAGSVLFFPLMFFAGLYVPREQMPAAVNQIGDFTPLGASVLAFGDAARGNWPGMTALLVLAAYAVVFGVAAARLFRWE; this is encoded by the coding sequence ATGAACCGACTCACGGTCGTGGAGTTCAAACTCTTCCTGCGAGACCCCACCGCGTACTTCTGGACGCTGCTCTTCCCGGTCGCCCTCGTGGTGATCGTCGGAAGCCTCCCGGCGTCCCGTGAGGTCAGCGCGGAAATCGGCCGGCGCGGCATCGATTACTTCACGCCCGTCCTGGTGGTGCTGGCATTCGCGCTGGTCGGCCTGTTCATCACGCCGACCTACCTGGTGAGCTACCGGGAGAAGGGCATTCTGCGCCGGCTCTCGACCACGCCGGTGGGCCCGGCCCGGGTGCTGATCGCCCAGCTCGTGGTCCAGACGGCCGTCGCCGTCGCCACCACCGTCCTGGTGCTCGGCACCGCGGCGCTGCTCTGGGACGTCGAACTGCCGACCAACGCAGGCGGCTTCCTGCTCGCCTTCGTGCTCTCGGTCACGGCGGTCCTGGCCATCGGGCTCTTCCTGGCCTCGGTGATGAAGACCAGTAAGGCCGCCACCGGCGCGGGCAGCGTACTCTTCTTCCCGCTGATGTTCTTCGCGGGGCTCTACGTGCCCCGCGAGCAGATGCCCGCCGCGGTCAACCAGATCGGGGACTTCACGCCGCTGGGCGCGTCCGTCCTGGCTTTCGGCGACGCGGCCAGGGGCAACTGGCCCGGCATGACCGCGCTCCTGGTCCTGGCCGCGTACGCGGTGGTCTTCGGTGTCGCGGCCGCCCGTCTCTTCCGCTGGGAGTAG
- a CDS encoding amino acid permease: MSISTPTQSGAETTPPVDEEQRLRELGYQPVLARRMGGFGNFAISFSVISILSGCMTLYGFGMSTGGPAVMLWGWAGVGLFVLCVGMALAEVTSAYPTSGALYYMADRLGGRKWGWYTGWLNLLGLLGAIAGIDYGAALFTGALMNLQWGFTPTPGKTMIIFVCILLLHAVLNLFGVRLVSVLNSISVWWHLAGVAVIVAVLAIVPSHHQSPSFVFTEFVNDTGWHNPLYVAAIGLLLAQYTFCGYDASAHLSEETSNASVTAAKGIVRAIWVSWVAGFVLLAGLTFAIQDYAGTQDSATGVPPAQILIDALGTSGATAMLLIVIAAQLFCGNAEVAAASRMVFAFSRDNALPGSALWHKVSSRTQTPVNAVWLSVVVAGVLALPSLYSTTAYGAVTAINVIGITPAYAIPIFLKLRSGDRFERGPWHLGRWSKPIGWIAVVWVAIVTVLFLLPQSSPVTVDSMNYASIALVAVLILATVWWFVARRSYSTPSAYGNAREQAEIEEGIV; encoded by the coding sequence ATGTCCATATCCACCCCGACCCAGTCGGGTGCGGAGACCACCCCACCCGTGGACGAGGAGCAGCGACTGCGTGAACTCGGCTATCAGCCGGTGCTCGCCCGCCGCATGGGCGGTTTCGGCAACTTCGCCATCAGCTTCTCCGTCATCTCGATCCTGTCCGGCTGCATGACCCTGTACGGCTTCGGCATGTCGACCGGTGGCCCGGCGGTGATGCTCTGGGGCTGGGCCGGTGTCGGCCTGTTCGTGCTCTGCGTCGGCATGGCGCTCGCCGAGGTGACCAGCGCCTACCCGACCTCGGGGGCGCTTTACTACATGGCCGACCGGCTCGGCGGCCGCAAGTGGGGCTGGTACACCGGCTGGCTGAATCTGCTCGGGCTGCTCGGTGCGATCGCGGGCATCGACTACGGCGCCGCGCTGTTCACCGGTGCGCTGATGAATCTGCAGTGGGGATTCACCCCCACACCGGGCAAGACAATGATCATTTTTGTCTGCATTCTGCTGCTGCACGCCGTGCTGAATCTCTTCGGTGTCCGCCTCGTCAGCGTGCTCAACTCCATCAGTGTGTGGTGGCATCTCGCCGGTGTCGCGGTGATCGTGGCCGTGCTGGCCATCGTGCCCTCGCACCACCAGTCGCCGTCGTTCGTCTTCACCGAGTTCGTCAATGACACGGGCTGGCACAACCCGTTGTACGTGGCGGCGATCGGCCTGCTTCTCGCGCAATACACCTTCTGCGGTTACGACGCCTCCGCCCACCTGTCGGAGGAGACGTCGAACGCCTCGGTGACGGCCGCCAAGGGCATCGTCCGCGCGATCTGGGTCTCCTGGGTCGCCGGTTTCGTACTCCTGGCCGGGCTGACCTTCGCGATCCAGGACTACGCGGGCACCCAGGACAGCGCAACCGGGGTGCCTCCGGCGCAGATCCTCATCGATGCGCTGGGCACCTCCGGGGCCACGGCCATGCTCCTGATCGTGATCGCCGCGCAGTTGTTCTGCGGCAACGCCGAGGTCGCCGCCGCCAGCCGGATGGTGTTCGCGTTCAGCCGTGACAACGCGCTGCCGGGCTCGGCGCTGTGGCACAAGGTGAGCTCGCGCACCCAGACACCCGTCAACGCGGTGTGGCTGTCGGTCGTCGTCGCCGGAGTGCTCGCGCTGCCGTCGCTGTACTCCACCACCGCCTACGGTGCGGTGACCGCGATCAATGTCATCGGCATCACGCCCGCTTATGCGATCCCGATCTTCCTGAAGCTGCGCTCCGGCGACCGGTTCGAACGCGGTCCCTGGCACCTGGGGCGCTGGAGCAAGCCGATCGGCTGGATCGCCGTGGTGTGGGTCGCCATCGTGACCGTGCTCTTCCTGCTTCCGCAGTCGTCCCCGGTGACGGTCGACTCGATGAACTACGCGTCGATCGCGCTGGTCGCGGTGCTGATTCTGGCCACCGTGTGGTGGTTCGTCGCGCGCCGTTCGTACAGCACGCCTTCGGCGTACGGGAACGCTCGTGAGCAGGCGGAGATCGAGGAAGGCATCGTCTGA
- a CDS encoding response regulator transcription factor has product MSEQRAPVRLLIVDDHPIVRDGLRGAFTGNPEFEVVGEAGNGAEALDLVTELEPDLVLMDLRMPVMDGVTAIQRLSETAPDVRVLVLTTFDTDNDVLPAIEAGATSYLLKDAPTEELLRSARAAARGEAVLSPAVTRRLMDRVRRPSNGVLSARELEVLRPIANGSSNKEVASQLFITEASVKTHLLRIYDKLGVRDRAGAVGEAFRRGLVT; this is encoded by the coding sequence ATGAGCGAACAGCGGGCACCGGTCCGGCTGCTGATCGTGGACGACCATCCGATCGTCCGCGACGGCCTGCGCGGCGCGTTCACCGGCAACCCCGAATTCGAGGTGGTCGGCGAGGCGGGCAACGGCGCGGAAGCCCTCGACCTGGTCACGGAGCTGGAGCCCGACCTGGTGCTGATGGATCTGCGCATGCCCGTGATGGACGGCGTCACCGCGATCCAACGGCTCAGCGAGACGGCACCGGACGTACGGGTGCTGGTGCTGACCACCTTCGATACCGACAACGACGTGCTGCCCGCGATCGAGGCAGGCGCCACGAGCTACCTGCTCAAGGACGCGCCTACGGAAGAACTGCTCCGCTCGGCCCGGGCAGCGGCACGTGGTGAGGCGGTGCTCTCCCCCGCCGTCACGAGGCGTCTGATGGACCGGGTACGGCGGCCGAGCAACGGCGTACTGAGCGCACGGGAGCTCGAAGTGCTGCGCCCCATCGCGAACGGCTCGTCCAACAAGGAAGTGGCGAGCCAGCTCTTCATCACCGAGGCCAGTGTCAAGACGCACCTGCTGCGTATCTACGACAAGCTCGGGGTGCGTGACCGGGCCGGCGCGGTCGGCGAGGCGTTCCGTCGTGGCCTGGTGACCTGA
- the cobF gene encoding precorrin-6A synthase (deacetylating), which yields MRKIYVIGIGAGDPDHLTLQAVKALNRTDAFFILDKGEEKSDLTGLRRDILDVHVKNTSYRLVEARDPERDRRTSDYSPAVDDWRGRRADLYERFIAEDLGADECGAFLVWGDPALYDSTLGILEEILDRGSVAFDHEVVPGISSVSALLAKHRTGLNRVARPVQITTGRRLAEGWPEGVDDVVVMLDARQAFTRHLDQDLYIYWGAYVGTEDEILVSGRLFEVSDRIEEMRAEARTRKGWIMDTYLLRRG from the coding sequence GTGAGAAAGATCTATGTCATCGGTATCGGCGCGGGCGACCCCGACCATCTGACCCTCCAGGCCGTCAAGGCGCTGAACCGGACGGATGCGTTCTTCATCCTCGACAAGGGTGAGGAGAAGTCCGATCTGACCGGGCTGCGGCGGGACATCCTCGATGTGCATGTGAAGAACACCTCGTACCGGCTCGTCGAGGCACGGGATCCGGAGCGGGACCGCAGGACGTCGGACTACTCACCCGCGGTGGACGACTGGCGCGGGCGCCGTGCGGATCTGTACGAGCGGTTCATCGCGGAGGATCTCGGTGCGGACGAGTGCGGGGCGTTCCTGGTCTGGGGCGATCCCGCGCTGTACGACTCCACGCTCGGTATCCTCGAAGAGATCCTCGACCGGGGTTCGGTCGCCTTCGACCACGAGGTGGTCCCCGGGATCAGCAGTGTCTCCGCGCTGCTGGCCAAGCACCGGACGGGGCTGAACCGGGTGGCGAGGCCGGTGCAGATCACGACCGGCCGGCGGCTGGCCGAGGGCTGGCCCGAGGGGGTCGACGACGTGGTGGTGATGCTCGACGCACGCCAGGCGTTCACCCGTCATCTCGACCAGGACCTCTACATCTACTGGGGCGCGTATGTGGGGACCGAGGACGAGATCCTGGTCTCCGGGCGCCTCTTTGAGGTGTCGGACCGGATCGAGGAGATGCGGGCCGAGGCGCGCACCCGAAAGGGCTGGATCATGGATACGTATCTGCTGCGCCGCGGCTGA